Sequence from the Solidesulfovibrio sp. genome:
ACACCACCCAGCGGCCCAAGTACGAGGAATTCGGCGACGCCATGTTCATGGTCCTCAAAATCATCGACATGGACAAGGCCCAGGAGACGCCCACGGCCGAACAGGTCAGCCTGGCCATGGACGGCGCGGCCGTGATCACCTTCCAGGAAAACGCCGCCAACGTCTGGGACAGCTACCTGGAGCGGCTGCGCAAGGGCCGGCACCTGGGCAAGTCCGACCCGCACTACCTCATGCTCGCCCTGCTCGACGTGATCGTCGACCGCTACATGATCACCCTCGGCAAGCTCGGCGACAAGGCCGAGCGGCTCGAGGAGCTGCTCTTCGAGGCGCAGACCGAGAAGACCTTGTCGGAATTTTACAACCTCAAGCGCGAGACGGCCTATCTGCGCCGCTACATCTGGCCGCTGCGCGAGGTGCTCCAGGCGCTGTCGCACAAAAAACACTCGAAAAAGGTCAGCGACTACGCCAAATCCTACCTGCGCGAGATCGTGGACCACGTGAAGATGGTGGTGGAAACGGTGGACACCCTCAACCAGATCGCCACCAGCATGATCGACGTCTATTCGTCCGTGGCCGACATGCGCATGAACATGGTGATGAAGGTGCTGACGGTCATCGGCACGATCTTTTTGCCGCTGACCTTCATCACCAGCCTCTACGGCATGAATTTCGAGAACATGCCCGAGCTCAAATGGCACTATGGCTACTACATCATCCTGGGCTTCATGCTGGCCCTGTCCGTCGGCATGCTGGCCTGGTTTCGCAAGAAGAAGTGGCTGTAGCCCGGTCGGCGGGCCGGCCCGGTCTGGCCTGAAAAGGCGGCCGCAGCCGGAGGCCTTGGCGGGAAGGCCGGACAAGGAGGTCCGGAAGGGGCCACGCCCCTCCCGGCCGCCCGAAAGCGTTCCTCCCTTCCCCTCTCTAAATGGCCCGGTCGCCGGTTTCGCCGGTGCGGATGCGCACGGCCTCGCCCAGGTACAGGACGAAGATCTTGCCGTCGCCCACCTCGCCGGTGTGGGCGGCGGCGCGGATGGCCGCCACGACTTCCCGCACCCGCGCCTCCTCCACCACCAGCGTGACCTTGACTTTCGGCACGAAATCCACGGCGTACTCCGCGCCCCGGAAGACCTCGACGTGTCCCCGCTGGCGGCCGAAGCCCCGGGCCTCCTCCACGGTCAGGCCCGAAATGCCGCACTCGGCCAGCGCGTCGGCGACCTCGGCCAGCTTGGACGGCCGGATGACGGCCTCGATACGTTTCATACGCCTCCACCGGGCCCGGTCCGCGCGACCGGCCCCGCGATACGTGTTGCCGCTACTCGCCGTAGGCGGCTTCGGTGTGTTCCGAAAGGTCGAGGCCGATGGTCTCGGCCTGGGACTCCAGGCGCAGGCCCATGGCCGCGCGGATGGCGACCAAGAGCAGCCAGC
This genomic interval carries:
- the corA gene encoding magnesium/cobalt transporter CorA; protein product: MLRHMRPQQVKANQEFGTVSYVGPAKAFSPCVSVIVYGDGSFTETRYENGQPPIIPPPADDRVVWVRVVGVHDIAVIQAVGEAIDMPSTLMEDIADTTQRPKYEEFGDAMFMVLKIIDMDKAQETPTAEQVSLAMDGAAVITFQENAANVWDSYLERLRKGRHLGKSDPHYLMLALLDVIVDRYMITLGKLGDKAERLEELLFEAQTEKTLSEFYNLKRETAYLRRYIWPLREVLQALSHKKHSKKVSDYAKSYLREIVDHVKMVVETVDTLNQIATSMIDVYSSVADMRMNMVMKVLTVIGTIFLPLTFITSLYGMNFENMPELKWHYGYYIILGFMLALSVGMLAWFRKKKWL
- a CDS encoding P-II family nitrogen regulator, whose protein sequence is MKRIEAVIRPSKLAEVADALAECGISGLTVEEARGFGRQRGHVEVFRGAEYAVDFVPKVKVTLVVEEARVREVVAAIRAAAHTGEVGDGKIFVLYLGEAVRIRTGETGDRAI